One Bradyrhizobium sp. CCGB12 genomic window carries:
- the cyoB gene encoding cytochrome o ubiquinol oxidase subunit I, which yields MLGKLDWSAIPFDQPIPLAAGAVVLVAILAVLAWVVVKGHLPYLWSEWITSVDHKRIGVMYVLLASVMLLRGGSDAIMMRIQQAVAYQSQGYLPPEHYNQIFSAHGTIMIFFVAMPFVIGLMNLIVPLQLGVRDVAFPTLNSVGFWLTATGALLVNISLVVGEFARTGWLAFPPLSELSYSPGVGVDYYAWSLQISGVGTLVAGINLVTTVLKLRTRGMNYLRMPMFCWTTLASNLLIVAAFPILTATLAMLLLDRYLGFHFFTNEAGGNVMMFMNLIWAWGHPEVYILVLPAFGIFSEVVSTFSGKALFGYRSMVLATMAICVISFMVWLHHFFTMGAGPDVNAIFGIASMIIAVPTGVKIYNWLFTMYGGRIRFATPMLWAVGFMVTFIVGGLTGVLLAVPPADFMLHNSMFLVAHFHNVIIGGVLFGAFAGFEYWFPKAFGFRLDERWGKAGFWFTFLGFFITFVPLYIAGMLGMTRRMQHYDVAAWRPWMIVAAIGMAVLTIGVICQIVQLVVSIRNREALRDRTGDPWDGRSLEWATSSPPPAFNFAFNPDVRGEDAYWDMKARAQQQSLEREEPEYHDIEMPRNSPTGFVCAFFATVMGFALIWHIWWMVILGGLGAFATFVVFAWRDHDEYVIPADEVAAIDRINLEERRKLVSMAGAA from the coding sequence ATGCTCGGTAAGCTCGATTGGTCGGCCATTCCATTCGATCAGCCGATTCCGCTTGCCGCGGGCGCGGTGGTGCTGGTCGCGATCCTTGCCGTGCTGGCCTGGGTCGTGGTGAAGGGACATCTGCCCTATCTCTGGAGCGAATGGATCACCAGCGTCGATCACAAGCGCATCGGCGTCATGTACGTGCTGCTGGCCTCGGTGATGCTGCTGCGCGGCGGCAGCGATGCCATCATGATGCGGATCCAGCAGGCGGTTGCCTACCAGTCGCAGGGTTATCTGCCGCCCGAGCACTACAACCAGATATTTTCGGCGCACGGCACCATCATGATCTTCTTCGTGGCGATGCCGTTCGTGATCGGGCTGATGAACCTGATCGTGCCGCTCCAACTCGGCGTGCGCGATGTCGCTTTCCCGACGCTGAATTCGGTCGGCTTCTGGCTGACCGCGACCGGCGCGCTGCTGGTCAATATTTCGCTCGTGGTCGGCGAATTCGCCCGCACCGGCTGGCTCGCCTTTCCACCGCTGTCGGAATTGTCCTACTCGCCAGGCGTCGGCGTCGATTACTATGCCTGGTCACTCCAGATCTCGGGCGTCGGGACGCTGGTGGCCGGCATCAATCTCGTCACCACGGTGCTGAAGCTGCGCACCCGGGGCATGAACTATCTGCGCATGCCGATGTTCTGCTGGACCACGCTGGCCTCAAATCTCCTCATCGTCGCAGCCTTTCCGATCCTCACCGCCACGCTCGCGATGCTCTTGCTCGACCGCTACCTCGGCTTCCACTTCTTCACCAACGAGGCCGGCGGCAACGTCATGATGTTCATGAATTTGATCTGGGCCTGGGGCCATCCGGAGGTTTACATCCTGGTGCTGCCGGCCTTCGGCATCTTCTCCGAGGTGGTCTCGACCTTTTCCGGCAAGGCGCTGTTCGGCTACCGCTCGATGGTGCTCGCCACCATGGCGATCTGCGTCATCTCCTTCATGGTCTGGCTGCATCATTTCTTCACGATGGGAGCAGGGCCCGACGTCAACGCCATCTTCGGCATCGCCAGCATGATCATCGCGGTGCCGACGGGGGTGAAGATCTACAACTGGCTGTTCACGATGTATGGCGGCCGCATCCGCTTCGCGACGCCGATGCTGTGGGCGGTCGGCTTCATGGTGACCTTCATCGTCGGCGGATTGACGGGCGTCCTGCTCGCGGTGCCGCCGGCCGACTTCATGCTCCACAACAGCATGTTCCTGGTGGCGCACTTCCACAACGTCATCATCGGCGGCGTGCTGTTCGGCGCCTTCGCCGGCTTCGAATACTGGTTTCCGAAGGCGTTCGGTTTCCGCCTCGACGAACGCTGGGGCAAGGCCGGGTTCTGGTTCACCTTCCTCGGCTTCTTCATCACCTTCGTCCCGCTCTATATCGCTGGCATGCTCGGCATGACGCGGCGCATGCAACATTATGACGTCGCGGCGTGGCGGCCCTGGATGATCGTTGCAGCGATCGGCATGGCGGTGCTGACGATCGGTGTGATCTGCCAGATCGTGCAACTCGTCGTCAGCATCCGCAACCGCGAGGCCTTGCGCGACCGCACCGGCGATCCCTGGGACGGGCGCTCGCTGGAATGGGCGACCTCGTCGCCGCCGCCGGCGTTCAATTTCGCGTTCAATCCTGACGTGCGCGGCGAGGATGCCTATTGGGACATGAAGGCCCGTGCCCAGCAGCAATCGCTGGAGCGTGAGGAGCCCGAATATCATGATATCGAGATGCCCCGGAACTCGCCGACCGGCTTTGTCTGCGCGTTCTTCGCCACCGTCATGGGCTTTGCGCTGATCTGGCACATCTGGTGGATGGTGATCCTGGGCGGCCTCGGCGCCTTCGCGACCTTCGTCGTGTTCGCCTGGCGCGACCATGATGAGTACGTCATTCCGGCCGACGAGGTCGCAGCGATAGACCGCATCAATCTCGAGGAACGGCGCAAGCTCGTCAGCATGGCGGGAGCAGCCTGA
- a CDS encoding cytochrome ubiquinol oxidase subunit II has translation MNLLDPQGPVAAANSTILVDSVFIMLVIVVPTIIAILGFAFWFRASNPKARFQPDFVYSGRVEMVVWAIPALTVILLGGVAWIGSHQLDPAAPVPGTGSPVRIQAVSLDWKWLFIYPDQGIATVNTLTVPAGAELNFQLTSSSVMNTFFIPQLGSMIYTMNGMVTKLNLRADNEGKLQGLSAHFSGDGFPDMMFDVNVVSPLAFPDWVATTAKTDAVLNADSYKKLMQQGIEKGRPVYRLEDPRLFDLIATQHIPPGPGPELLSDAGRPHSGGHDAR, from the coding sequence ATGAATCTGCTCGATCCGCAAGGACCTGTGGCTGCGGCCAACAGCACCATCCTGGTCGATTCCGTCTTCATCATGCTCGTGATCGTGGTGCCGACCATCATCGCGATCCTGGGCTTCGCGTTCTGGTTTCGCGCGTCGAATCCGAAGGCGCGCTTCCAGCCCGACTTCGTCTATTCCGGGCGCGTCGAGATGGTGGTGTGGGCGATCCCGGCGCTTACCGTCATCCTGCTCGGCGGCGTCGCCTGGATCGGCTCGCACCAGCTCGATCCCGCGGCGCCCGTGCCGGGCACCGGCAGCCCGGTGCGCATCCAGGCCGTCTCGCTCGACTGGAAATGGCTGTTCATCTATCCGGACCAGGGCATCGCCACCGTCAACACGTTGACGGTACCGGCCGGGGCCGAGCTGAATTTCCAGCTGACATCGTCGAGCGTGATGAACACGTTCTTCATCCCCCAGCTCGGCAGCATGATCTACACCATGAACGGCATGGTGACGAAGCTGAACCTGCGCGCCGACAATGAAGGCAAGCTCCAGGGCCTGTCCGCGCATTTCTCCGGCGACGGATTCCCCGACATGATGTTCGACGTCAACGTGGTCTCGCCGCTCGCCTTTCCGGACTGGGTGGCGACCACCGCAAAGACCGATGCCGTGCTGAATGCGGACAGCTACAAGAAGCTGATGCAGCAGGGCATCGAGAAGGGCCGGCCGGTCTACCGCCTCGAAGACCCGCGCTTGTTCGACCTGATCGCGACCCAGCACATTCCGCCGGGGCCCGGGCCGGAGCTGCTCTCCGATGCCGGCCGTCCGCACAGTGGAGGCCACGATGCTCGGTAA
- a CDS encoding SDR family NAD(P)-dependent oxidoreductase, whose translation MQGPEDDAGLAGKVALISGGGAAGDGIGNGRAAAILLARAGVKVLVADRDLELAERTVEMITAEGGTAAAHGGDVTSEADCKALVEAALDLWGRLDFLDNNVGIGSRGNVVDEAPEQYRRVMQVNVETMFLLSKHAIPAMIKTAKGGAIVNISSISALRPRGLTTYTTSKAAIIGLTRAMAVDHGRDNIRVNCICPGPMYTPMVYARGMSEQARAQRAKASVLKTEGTGWDVGHAVKFLLSNFARYITGQVLVVDGGVTLQAPERESQDH comes from the coding sequence ATGCAGGGCCCCGAGGATGATGCTGGCCTCGCCGGCAAGGTGGCGCTTATCAGCGGCGGTGGCGCTGCGGGGGACGGCATCGGCAACGGCCGCGCTGCAGCAATCCTGCTCGCCCGCGCCGGCGTGAAAGTGCTGGTGGCCGATCGCGACCTTGAGCTCGCCGAGCGCACCGTGGAGATGATCACCGCCGAGGGCGGCACCGCTGCGGCCCATGGCGGCGACGTCACCAGCGAAGCCGATTGCAAGGCGCTCGTCGAAGCCGCGCTCGACCTCTGGGGCCGGCTTGATTTCCTCGACAACAATGTCGGCATCGGCAGCCGCGGCAATGTGGTCGACGAGGCGCCTGAACAATATCGCCGCGTCATGCAGGTCAATGTCGAGACCATGTTCCTGCTCTCGAAGCACGCGATCCCGGCCATGATCAAGACCGCCAAGGGCGGTGCGATCGTCAACATCTCATCGATCTCGGCGCTCAGACCGCGCGGGCTCACGACCTACACGACCTCGAAGGCCGCGATCATTGGCCTCACGCGCGCGATGGCGGTCGATCACGGCCGCGACAACATCCGCGTCAACTGCATCTGCCCGGGTCCGATGTACACGCCGATGGTCTATGCCCGCGGCATGAGCGAACAGGCCCGCGCACAGCGGGCCAAGGCCTCGGTGCTGAAGACCGAAGGCACTGGCTGGGACGTCGGCCATGCCGTCAAATTCCTGCTCAGCAATTTTGCACGCTACATCACCGGCCAGGTGCTGGTGGTCGACGGCGGCGTGACGCTGCAAGCACCCGAACGCGAGTCACAAGACCACTGA
- a CDS encoding carboxymuconolactone decarboxylase family protein, whose protein sequence is MARLPYLEADQVAPEYRDMLKRNTNLHKLLVNSPEMARAFNGIGGYIRFKSKLDPRLRELAILQVGWMEKSEYEFTHHVKIGKEFGVIDADIAGLMAETEGKSSTLEPLARAILKGTREMVRELAMSDATFAEIKQHLSDEHMVDLVLTIAFYCGVVRVLATMKIDNEPYYKEVLQQYPIPGVN, encoded by the coding sequence ATGGCACGCCTGCCCTATCTCGAGGCCGACCAGGTCGCGCCCGAATATCGCGACATGCTCAAGCGCAACACCAACCTGCACAAGCTCCTGGTCAACTCGCCAGAGATGGCGCGCGCCTTCAACGGCATCGGCGGCTATATCCGCTTCAAGAGCAAGCTCGACCCGCGCCTGCGCGAGCTTGCGATCCTCCAGGTCGGCTGGATGGAGAAGTCGGAATACGAGTTCACCCATCATGTGAAGATCGGCAAGGAGTTCGGCGTCATCGACGCGGACATCGCCGGCCTGATGGCGGAAACCGAGGGCAAGTCGTCCACGCTCGAACCGCTCGCAAGAGCGATCCTGAAGGGCACCCGCGAGATGGTGCGCGAGCTCGCGATGTCGGATGCCACCTTCGCCGAGATCAAGCAGCATCTCTCCGACGAGCACATGGTCGATCTCGTGCTCACCATCGCCTTCTATTGCGGCGTGGTGCGCGTGCTCGCGACGATGAAGATCGATAACGAGCCCTATTACAAAGAGGTACTCCAGCAGTACCCGATCCCGGGAGTGAATTGA
- a CDS encoding SDR family NAD(P)-dependent oxidoreductase, producing MRLKDKVAIVVGAGQSPGEGMGNGRATALTFAREGAKVLCVDHHLESAQETVAMITAAKQGSAAAFKADVTKSADIKAMVADAQSRWGRIDVLHNNVGVSLSGGDAELLQLTEEAFDRVVAINLKSCILAAKEVIPIMRAQRSGAIINISSMAAITTYPYVAYKATKSAMIAFTEQLAYQNAEYGIRANVILPGLMNTPMAVDTRAREWHKTRAEVEAERDSKVPLRRKMGTGWDVANAALFLASDEANFITGVTLPVDGGASVRRG from the coding sequence ATGCGCTTGAAGGACAAGGTTGCGATCGTGGTCGGGGCCGGGCAAAGTCCCGGCGAAGGCATGGGCAACGGCCGCGCCACTGCGCTCACCTTCGCGCGCGAGGGTGCAAAGGTTCTGTGTGTCGATCATCATCTGGAATCGGCTCAGGAAACGGTTGCGATGATCACCGCCGCGAAGCAGGGCAGCGCCGCAGCCTTCAAGGCCGATGTCACGAAATCCGCCGACATCAAGGCGATGGTGGCGGACGCGCAGTCACGCTGGGGCCGGATCGACGTGCTGCACAACAATGTCGGCGTCAGCCTGTCGGGCGGCGATGCCGAATTGCTGCAACTGACCGAAGAGGCATTCGACCGCGTCGTCGCCATCAATCTCAAGAGCTGCATCCTCGCCGCGAAAGAGGTGATCCCGATCATGCGCGCGCAACGAAGCGGCGCCATCATCAACATCTCCTCGATGGCCGCGATCACGACCTATCCTTACGTCGCCTACAAGGCGACGAAGTCGGCGATGATCGCCTTCACCGAACAGCTCGCCTACCAGAACGCCGAATACGGCATCCGCGCCAACGTCATCCTGCCCGGCCTGATGAACACGCCGATGGCAGTCGACACCCGCGCCCGCGAATGGCACAAGACCCGCGCCGAGGTCGAAGCCGAGCGCGACAGCAAGGTGCCACTGCGCAGGAAGATGGGCACCGGATGGGACGTCGCCAACGCCGCGCTGTTTCTGGCCTCGGACGAGGCGAACTTCATCACCGGCGTGACGCTGCCGGTGGATGGCGGGGCGAGCGTGAGGCGGGGCTGA
- a CDS encoding PQQ-dependent sugar dehydrogenase: MKNRISSAAISAGLLVAVAAGVQAEPVLQGKDAYGDWQADKPGTIRLIRPQDLVRPGASRSVASFSRVVPRPSEAALQVPSGFKIELFAEGLRAPRIVRVAPNGDVFVAETRAGNIRVLRAGEGGKVATNEVFAGGLRQPFGIAFFPNGDNPQWVYVANTDSVVRFPYQAGDLKARGKAETIVASLPHDGGHSTRDIVFTPDNKRMLVSVGSLSNVAEGMGTPPGGLEAWSKAQPLGAAWASETERATVLAFNPDGKERKIYATGIRNCVGLAVQPQTGMPWCSTNERDGLGDDLVPDYVTSVKEGGFYGWPWFYIGNNEDPRHTGARPDLKDKVTVPDVLVQPHSASLGMTFYQGTQFPSEYQGDAFAAEHGSWNRSKRTGYKVIRIKMKDGKATGEYEDFVTGFVVSDTEVWGRPVGVAVARDGSLLVSEDGNGTIWRVTSAPR, translated from the coding sequence GTGAAGAACAGGATTTCGTCCGCGGCGATATCCGCGGGGCTGCTGGTCGCTGTTGCAGCTGGCGTGCAGGCTGAGCCGGTGCTGCAGGGCAAGGACGCCTATGGCGATTGGCAGGCCGACAAGCCCGGCACAATCAGGCTGATCCGGCCGCAGGATCTCGTCAGGCCCGGCGCCTCGCGGTCGGTTGCAAGCTTCTCGCGCGTGGTGCCGCGACCGTCAGAGGCGGCCCTCCAGGTGCCCTCGGGTTTCAAGATCGAGCTGTTCGCCGAAGGCTTGCGCGCGCCGCGTATCGTGCGGGTTGCGCCGAACGGTGATGTCTTCGTCGCGGAGACGCGGGCCGGCAACATCCGCGTGCTTCGCGCGGGAGAGGGCGGCAAGGTCGCGACCAACGAGGTGTTCGCCGGCGGACTGAGGCAACCCTTCGGCATCGCGTTCTTCCCGAACGGCGACAATCCGCAATGGGTCTATGTCGCCAATACCGACAGCGTCGTTCGCTTTCCCTACCAGGCCGGCGATCTCAAGGCGCGCGGCAAGGCGGAGACGATCGTGGCAAGCCTGCCGCATGACGGTGGCCATTCCACCCGCGACATCGTCTTCACGCCTGACAACAAGCGCATGCTGGTGTCGGTCGGCTCGCTCAGCAACGTCGCCGAGGGGATGGGCACGCCGCCGGGCGGATTGGAGGCCTGGTCAAAAGCGCAACCGCTTGGTGCTGCCTGGGCGAGCGAGACGGAGCGCGCGACCGTGCTGGCCTTCAATCCCGATGGCAAGGAGCGAAAGATCTACGCCACCGGCATCCGCAATTGCGTCGGCCTCGCGGTCCAGCCGCAGACCGGCATGCCCTGGTGCTCCACCAACGAACGCGACGGCCTCGGTGACGACCTCGTGCCCGACTACGTGACCAGCGTGAAGGAGGGCGGCTTCTATGGCTGGCCCTGGTTCTATATCGGCAACAACGAAGACCCGCGACACACCGGCGCGCGTCCGGACCTCAAAGACAAGGTGACGGTGCCGGACGTGCTGGTCCAGCCGCATTCGGCCTCGCTCGGCATGACCTTCTACCAGGGCACGCAGTTTCCATCCGAGTATCAGGGAGACGCCTTCGCCGCCGAACACGGCTCCTGGAACCGGTCGAAGCGCACTGGCTACAAGGTGATCCGCATCAAGATGAAGGACGGCAAGGCGACCGGCGAATATGAGGATTTCGTCACCGGGTTCGTCGTGAGCGACACCGAGGTGTGGGGCAGGCCGGTGGGAGTGGCCGTGGCAAGGGACGGATCGTTGCTGGTGTCGGAAGATGGCAACGGCACGATCTGGCGAGTGACAAGCGCGCCGCGGTGA
- a CDS encoding urate hydroxylase PuuD has translation MWGSVVSEWASLLLRWLHVVAAIAWIGSSFYFIALDLGLRSRRDLPDGVQGEAWQVHGGGFYRIMKYLVAPHQMPDELTWFKWEAYTTWLSGFALMVVVYYLEADLFLVDKSILDLTPFQAGLFSFFSLALAWLLYETACRTGLAQRELPFAIGGYLFLVALTYAFTHVLSGRGAFNQIGAIIGTIMVANVFALIIPNQKKIVAALIAGQAPDPKLGKASKERSVHNNYLTLPVVVLMISNHYPLLYATRFNWIIVAIILALGPVIRHFFNERHAGRKSPWWVWGVAAIGVIAILFLSAAGPRAVKTGTLAAQPTLANVEEIVMSRCSMCHAAEPVWAGIVTAPKGILLDAPEHIHRNIRLIGRVAAWSNAMPPGNITEMTSEERAILAAYLERVR, from the coding sequence ATGTGGGGATCCGTCGTATCGGAATGGGCGAGCCTGCTGCTCCGCTGGCTGCACGTGGTTGCTGCCATCGCGTGGATCGGCAGTTCCTTCTATTTCATCGCCCTCGATCTCGGCCTCAGGTCGAGGCGCGACCTGCCTGATGGCGTGCAGGGCGAAGCCTGGCAGGTCCACGGCGGCGGCTTCTACCGGATCATGAAATATCTGGTGGCCCCGCACCAGATGCCGGACGAGCTGACCTGGTTCAAATGGGAGGCCTACACCACCTGGCTGTCCGGCTTCGCGTTGATGGTGGTGGTGTATTATCTCGAGGCCGATCTGTTCCTGGTCGACAAGTCCATCCTCGACCTCACGCCATTCCAGGCCGGGTTGTTCAGCTTCTTCAGCCTCGCTCTGGCGTGGCTGCTTTATGAAACCGCCTGCCGCACCGGGCTTGCGCAGCGCGAGCTGCCCTTTGCCATCGGCGGCTATCTGTTCCTGGTCGCACTGACCTACGCCTTCACCCATGTGCTGAGCGGCCGTGGCGCCTTCAACCAGATCGGCGCGATCATCGGCACCATCATGGTCGCCAACGTCTTCGCCCTGATCATCCCGAACCAGAAGAAGATCGTGGCGGCGCTAATTGCGGGACAGGCGCCCGATCCAAAACTCGGCAAGGCCAGCAAGGAGCGCTCGGTCCACAACAACTACCTGACGCTTCCCGTGGTCGTGCTGATGATCAGCAATCACTATCCCCTGCTCTATGCCACGCGCTTCAATTGGATCATCGTCGCCATCATCCTGGCGCTCGGCCCCGTGATCCGCCACTTCTTCAACGAGCGACACGCGGGGCGCAAATCGCCGTGGTGGGTGTGGGGCGTGGCAGCGATCGGCGTGATCGCGATCCTCTTCCTCTCCGCAGCCGGGCCGCGCGCCGTCAAGACGGGCACGCTCGCGGCGCAGCCGACGCTCGCCAATGTCGAGGAGATCGTGATGTCCCGCTGTAGCATGTGCCACGCGGCCGAGCCGGTCTGGGCCGGCATCGTCACCGCGCCGAAAGGCATCCTGCTCGATGCCCCCGAACACATCCATCGCAATATCCGCCTGATCGGTCGCGTCGCAGCCTGGTCGAATGCGATGCCGCCGGGCAACATCACCGAGATGACCAGCGAGGAGCGCGCCATCCTTGCAGCCTATCTCGAGCGGGTGCGCTGA